The proteins below are encoded in one region of Silene latifolia isolate original U9 population chromosome 2, ASM4854445v1, whole genome shotgun sequence:
- the LOC141642715 gene encoding protein S-acyltransferase 11 — MSAAAVNIQESSSSSSSSVNVNGVPSSETITSCFPPYQPHSHDLEQHPSSYESICWGCGLRLILPSNASVFKCGWCGAITNQHHRKHQHKLVRWRRLRDRSFVALLLIFMLFLICGGVWAVYPVLFSKGYFCGFFHCMLAFILGVSTLSMFSLAAFSDPGTPPSIVWGSYPAVRKDELRDYTFCHYCSQPKSPRAHHCSTCGMCVLDMDHHCPFIGNCVGAANHRHFVSFLIVAVISVTYAALMCAYTILHISPSLGETTVDQMQMHRVGNNIAVMGILKDVVIAFMTSAMFFSTRGLILLYLFVSSISVWIGLTVLLWQQLYFIYEGRTYLSSLSSQVEPQRDCRNLYLFFGCPYICSWYLRACCSFKKIHRK; from the exons ATGTCTGCTGCCGCCG TGAACATCCAAgaaagcagcagcagcagcagcagcagcgtcAACGTCAACGGTGTTCCGTCGTCGGAGACAATTACAAGCTGTTTCCCTCCCTATCAACCCCACTCCCACGACCTT GAACAACATCCATCTTCATATGAATCCATTTGCTGGGGTTGCGGATTGCGACTTATTCTACCCTCTAATGCTTCTGTTTTTAAGTGTGGTTGGTGTGGGGCCATAACTAACCAACATCACCGCAAACATCAACATAAACTTGTACGCTGGAGACGTTTGCGTGATCGTTCTTTTGTCGCTCTCCTCCTCATATTTATGCTCTTTCTCATAT GTGGCGGTGTGTGGGCAGTATACCCGGTTCTGTTTTcaaagggatatttttgtggaTTCTTCCACTGTATGCTTGCTTTCATATTGGGTGTCTCTACTCTTTCAATGTTCAGCTTGGCAGCCTTTTCTGATCCGGGCACGCCACCCTCAATAGTATGGGGTAGTTATCCAGCTGTACGAAAAGATGAGCTACGGGACTATACCTTCTGCCATTACTGCTCGCAACCCAAGTCCCCTAGAGCTCATCACTGCAGTACATGTGGGATGTGTGTCTTAGACATGGATCATCACTGCCCATTT ATTGGGAATTGTGTTGGAGCTGCAAATCATCGCCATTTTGTCAGCTTCTTGATTGTTGCTGTCATTAGCGTCACATATGCTGCCCTTATGTGTGCTTATACAATTCTTCACATATCACCGTCTTTGGGGGAGACGACTGTTGACCAGATGCAGATGCATCGAGTTGGCAACAATATAGCGGTCATGGGAATTCTCAAGGATGTTGTTATTGCTTTCATGACTTCAGCAATGTTCTTCTCAACAAGAGGCCTCATTCTTCTATATCTATTTGTTTCTAGTATATCGGTTTGGATCGGTTTGACTGTGCTTTTGTGGCAACAACTTTATTTCATCTATGAAGGGAGAACTTATTTGAGTAGTTTAAGTTCTCAGGTTGAGCCGCAAAGGGACTGCAGAAACCTCTACTTGTTTTTCGGGTGTCCATATATATGTTCCTGGTACTTGCGTGCCTGTTGTAGTTTTAAGAAGATTCACCGAAAATGA